A part of Myxococcus landrumus genomic DNA contains:
- a CDS encoding HEAT repeat domain-containing protein: MRVVEAMRTKTQVKESFLPMLHEALSQERKPEVKAALARAIGDVHHASSVEALSAAIDPAAGDMSSQLANKAMVTALGAIGDVRAVPALVPLLRAKDTYARIEAIQVLGAMKAKEAVEPLITLATDETVEPFLNKKAIEALGHIGDGRAAPALIRMLTKERKGKSFYVESSFALFQLGQPAADALLPALEGRDAELLTWAKTNGVNPASYPMKAATVLGDLREKRAVEPLLKLLAFSHSDVQIQALVRMQAADALGRLRAQEAVKPLSTLVLETDPTVRDAYVRALVRLGGRDALPALEKAATSGDWYSREIAVKGLAMLGDAREQPLLQKLVTGEPARTAADCKATGEEGCDDAAALGKKRADTLAKHAALLEAGQACAGNAACWVERMDKANKPMLERAALEVGRSGSADHAPALAAKLNERDTEVRLALILATGWLVDGSQEAAKKIREASLPNLRKQLQDEQGVTQLASVNEDLRRLLMRIERT, encoded by the coding sequence GTGCGCGTCGTCGAGGCGATGCGGACGAAGACGCAGGTGAAGGAGAGCTTCCTGCCGATGCTGCACGAGGCCCTCTCCCAGGAGCGCAAGCCGGAGGTGAAGGCGGCGCTGGCGCGGGCGATTGGCGACGTGCACCACGCGTCCTCGGTGGAAGCGCTGTCGGCGGCCATCGACCCGGCGGCGGGGGACATGTCCTCGCAGCTCGCGAACAAGGCGATGGTGACGGCGCTGGGGGCCATTGGCGACGTGCGCGCGGTGCCCGCGCTCGTACCGCTGCTGCGCGCGAAGGACACGTACGCACGCATCGAGGCCATCCAGGTGCTCGGGGCCATGAAGGCCAAGGAGGCGGTGGAGCCACTCATCACGCTGGCCACGGATGAGACGGTGGAGCCCTTCCTCAACAAGAAGGCCATCGAAGCGCTGGGCCACATCGGCGACGGCCGCGCGGCGCCCGCGCTCATCCGCATGCTGACGAAGGAGCGCAAGGGCAAGTCGTTCTACGTGGAGAGCAGCTTCGCGCTGTTCCAACTGGGCCAGCCCGCCGCGGACGCGCTGCTGCCCGCGCTGGAAGGCCGGGACGCGGAGCTCCTCACGTGGGCGAAGACGAACGGCGTCAACCCGGCCAGCTATCCGATGAAGGCCGCGACGGTGCTGGGAGACCTGCGCGAGAAGCGCGCGGTGGAGCCGCTGCTCAAGCTGCTCGCCTTCTCGCACTCGGATGTTCAGATTCAGGCGCTGGTGCGGATGCAGGCCGCGGACGCGCTGGGACGGCTGCGCGCCCAGGAAGCGGTGAAGCCGCTGTCCACGCTGGTGCTGGAGACGGACCCCACGGTGCGCGATGCGTACGTGCGTGCGCTCGTGCGACTGGGCGGACGTGATGCGCTGCCCGCGCTGGAGAAGGCGGCGACGTCGGGAGACTGGTACTCGCGCGAAATCGCGGTGAAGGGCCTGGCCATGCTGGGCGACGCTCGCGAGCAACCGCTGCTCCAGAAGCTGGTGACGGGCGAGCCCGCGCGCACGGCGGCGGACTGCAAGGCCACCGGTGAGGAAGGCTGCGATGACGCGGCGGCGCTGGGCAAGAAGCGGGCGGACACCCTGGCGAAGCACGCGGCGCTGCTGGAGGCGGGACAGGCGTGTGCCGGCAACGCGGCGTGCTGGGTGGAGCGCATGGACAAGGCCAACAAGCCCATGCTGGAGCGCGCGGCGCTGGAGGTGGGGCGCTCGGGCTCGGCGGACCATGCGCCGGCGCTCGCGGCGAAGCTGAACGAGCGCGACACCGAGGTGCGCCTGGCGCTCATCCTCGCCACGGGCTGGTTGGTGGATGGCTCGCAGGAAGCGGCGAAGAAGATTCGCGAGGCGTCGCTGCCCAACCTCCGCAAGCAGCTCCAGGACGAGCAGGGCGTCACCCAGCTCGCCAGCGTCAACGAGGACCTGCGCCGGTTGCTGATGCGCATCGAGCGGACCTGA
- a CDS encoding FUSC family protein → MNTLLRHLESVFRVERTRPALGAGLRAALAVGVPMGIAAIQHLPAATWAGMAGLFVTLVDRGGPYRDRALAMGAMTLLGAVMGLASALHLSDWGAVFFTLVCVTACGFGRSYGDTPGLMGVVLANYTVVSLALPAQDLSAALMRSGLFILGGLWAMTLSLVLWPLRPYRPARSAIAQCYRELADRAEEVGRWPLDGPPAPVNVVEVVDWESRTRQSLETARDVLASTRRSRAGESDRGEHLLVLLEGADALLALLVALPETLEVAPREPRYHALRAEIHRIFAEHARDLRHIALALAQERHDESPSTWSPDRVRRAMASLSAEGALPDSARAAYSHAIALLVRIREYADALLDVADHLEDGRPVEQDLPMGPHPASQRSRPVLEPLRDNLSVDSVIFRHALRLGVTAALATGLVRMLGLDHGYWVIITVIVVLQPYSGMTFRRGLERAAGTLLGGALAAGLVVLVREPAVLLVAIMAFFAVAIAVKPLSFSAFQVLLAPALVLLAEIQTGDWELAGVRISNTLLGGALALIGARLLWPSPERSRFPEEVASALRADRDYLLSVAAARSDSEPEVREARRKLGIRLLSAEASFQRLLTEWRGSSRQLEPTMALLAYARRFGAAVTAVAASLQWHGRQDLSPVASYAGGVLEDLALSVEHRRAPSPLPRGWVREEGADALFSTQMDRLVRQLTVLHHATVRAAPQLSSE, encoded by the coding sequence ATGAACACCCTCTTGCGCCACCTCGAGTCCGTCTTCCGTGTGGAGCGCACGCGCCCCGCGCTGGGGGCGGGACTTCGCGCGGCGCTCGCGGTCGGCGTGCCCATGGGCATCGCGGCGATACAGCACCTGCCCGCGGCGACCTGGGCGGGCATGGCGGGCCTCTTCGTCACGCTCGTCGACCGGGGAGGACCCTACCGGGACAGGGCCCTGGCCATGGGGGCGATGACGCTGCTGGGCGCGGTGATGGGGCTCGCCTCCGCGCTGCACCTGTCTGACTGGGGCGCTGTCTTCTTCACCCTGGTCTGCGTCACGGCGTGTGGCTTCGGTCGCTCGTATGGAGACACCCCGGGACTGATGGGGGTGGTGCTCGCCAACTACACGGTGGTGTCCCTGGCGCTTCCCGCGCAGGACCTGTCGGCCGCGCTCATGCGCTCGGGGTTGTTCATCCTGGGCGGGCTGTGGGCGATGACCCTGTCCCTGGTGCTGTGGCCGCTGCGGCCCTATCGCCCCGCGCGCTCCGCCATCGCGCAGTGCTACCGGGAGCTGGCGGACCGGGCGGAGGAGGTGGGGCGATGGCCGCTCGACGGGCCCCCCGCGCCCGTCAATGTCGTCGAGGTCGTGGACTGGGAGTCGCGGACGCGTCAGTCATTGGAGACCGCTCGCGATGTGCTTGCGTCCACGCGCCGCTCTCGCGCGGGCGAGAGTGACCGGGGAGAGCACCTGCTCGTCCTGCTCGAAGGCGCGGATGCCTTGCTCGCGCTGCTGGTGGCGCTGCCCGAGACACTCGAGGTGGCGCCCCGCGAGCCTCGCTACCATGCGCTGCGCGCGGAGATACATCGCATCTTCGCGGAGCATGCCCGGGACTTGCGTCACATCGCCCTCGCGTTGGCGCAGGAGCGGCATGACGAGTCGCCCTCGACGTGGAGCCCGGACCGGGTGCGCCGGGCGATGGCTTCGCTGTCGGCGGAAGGCGCGCTTCCGGACTCGGCGCGGGCGGCGTACTCGCATGCCATCGCCTTGCTGGTCCGGATTCGCGAGTACGCCGACGCACTGCTGGACGTGGCCGACCACCTCGAGGACGGGCGCCCTGTCGAGCAGGACCTGCCCATGGGGCCCCATCCCGCCTCGCAGCGGAGCCGTCCTGTCCTGGAGCCGCTCCGCGACAACCTGAGCGTGGACTCCGTCATCTTCCGCCATGCGCTGAGATTGGGCGTCACCGCGGCGCTGGCGACAGGACTCGTGCGGATGCTGGGGCTGGACCACGGCTACTGGGTCATCATCACCGTCATCGTCGTGCTCCAGCCGTACTCGGGCATGACGTTTCGTCGGGGCCTGGAGCGCGCGGCGGGCACGTTGCTCGGTGGTGCGCTGGCGGCGGGGCTCGTCGTGCTGGTGCGAGAGCCGGCCGTGCTCCTCGTCGCCATCATGGCGTTCTTCGCCGTGGCCATCGCGGTGAAGCCCTTGAGCTTCTCGGCCTTCCAGGTGCTCCTCGCGCCCGCGCTGGTGTTGCTGGCTGAAATACAGACAGGAGATTGGGAGCTCGCGGGCGTGCGCATCTCCAACACGCTGTTGGGGGGCGCGCTGGCGCTCATCGGCGCGCGGTTGTTGTGGCCCAGCCCCGAACGCTCGCGATTCCCGGAGGAGGTGGCCAGCGCGCTGCGTGCCGACCGCGACTACTTGTTGAGCGTGGCCGCCGCGCGCTCGGACTCCGAGCCCGAAGTCCGCGAGGCACGCCGCAAGCTGGGCATCCGGTTGTTATCCGCGGAGGCATCCTTCCAGCGGCTGCTCACCGAGTGGCGAGGGTCCTCACGGCAGCTCGAGCCCACCATGGCGTTGCTCGCGTATGCGCGTCGCTTCGGTGCCGCGGTGACGGCCGTGGCCGCGAGCCTGCAATGGCATGGCCGTCAGGACTTGTCCCCGGTCGCGAGCTACGCGGGCGGCGTGCTCGAGGACCTGGCGCTCTCGGTGGAGCATCGGCGCGCGCCGTCGCCCTTGCCCAGGGGCTGGGTGCGGGAGGAGGGCGCGGATGCGCTCTTCAGCACCCAGATGGACCGGCTGGTGCGTCAGCTCACCGTGCTCCACCACGCCACGGTGCGCGCCGCGCCGCAGTTGTCCTCGGAGTGA
- a CDS encoding dienelactone hydrolase family protein produces MRVHERDVEVGVAGRLLSGRLCVPERASGLVLLVSDEDGPLGAPVREVLHAAGLVTLELAWRTADESLAEDWTARDGAHAELIAYRLEVARDWLQRDDALSLLPVGYLGAGLGSAAVLVAAAHRPQGVQAVVTLGGRPDLAGVFLSEVRVPTLLLGAGDDADRVRLVRGVLSGLGGETRKAVQLVDGASRGFPEVEPRVRAARMAAAWFADCFRAVAGPGVVEWMGGDV; encoded by the coding sequence ATGCGCGTACACGAGCGTGACGTGGAGGTCGGCGTCGCCGGTCGCCTGCTCTCGGGGCGGCTGTGTGTCCCGGAGCGGGCGAGCGGCCTGGTGCTGCTCGTGAGTGACGAGGACGGGCCGCTGGGGGCTCCGGTGCGCGAGGTCCTTCATGCCGCGGGGCTGGTGACGTTGGAGCTGGCGTGGCGCACGGCGGACGAGTCGCTGGCCGAGGACTGGACGGCGCGCGATGGCGCGCATGCGGAGCTCATCGCGTACCGGCTGGAGGTGGCTCGCGACTGGCTTCAGCGCGACGATGCGTTGTCCTTGCTGCCGGTGGGATATCTCGGAGCGGGGCTGGGGTCGGCCGCGGTGCTCGTGGCGGCGGCGCACCGGCCGCAGGGGGTGCAGGCGGTGGTGACGTTGGGTGGGCGGCCGGACCTGGCGGGCGTGTTCCTGTCCGAGGTGCGAGTGCCCACGCTGCTGCTGGGCGCGGGGGACGACGCGGACCGGGTGCGTCTGGTGCGAGGGGTGTTGTCGGGGTTGGGAGGCGAGACGCGCAAGGCGGTCCAGCTCGTCGACGGGGCCAGCCGAGGGTTCCCCGAGGTGGAGCCTCGCGTCCGCGCGGCGCGCATGGCGGCGGCCTGGTTCGCGGACTGCTTCCGCGCCGTCGCGGGGCCTGGCGTCGTGGAGTGGATGGGCGGGGACGTCTGA
- a CDS encoding TerB family tellurite resistance protein: MLDFSKAGWLAPLLNEAVAAHMGAPAPEETALRLGTGRARARAYLRRTLRASGLLYGTPADPPSVADPGADLELQARAQGERLFHAVVRTLALMALELARQVGAPDRARVEQLLVLFAVLSGELALAESLAERIASGKPVTKRQVGKVEVALRKREPTLAGDPVYGLVLHNGAQYADAQLFCRQAIDYFASGRLLREQARRRLHFAAKQKALLVDVLTGLACVDRLPGTPARRAILKQVEDLRLPAEIASELKAAVKQSFERRRSVRDVVRQVRSVDLRHFLLEQTLLAALVDGRRTRRERAFIDELANALHVPKEELRRLELEMAEFYARHRSIVDVFTVRDAASAMGDDMVAGMQEALEKNFYRLMQEVRETGDLAVLLTKVARRQKLTGDERRRMRAQLIDVAKAIPALAIFAAPGGFLLLAALAKVLPFSLLPSSFQDDAPAALPEDGEDVGPEREAV, encoded by the coding sequence GTGTTGGATTTCAGCAAGGCGGGGTGGCTCGCTCCGCTCCTCAACGAAGCAGTCGCCGCCCACATGGGCGCGCCTGCTCCGGAGGAGACCGCCTTGCGACTGGGCACCGGCCGTGCCCGTGCCCGGGCGTATCTGCGCCGCACCTTGCGCGCCAGCGGGTTGCTCTATGGCACGCCGGCGGACCCGCCCTCGGTCGCGGACCCTGGCGCGGACCTGGAGCTTCAGGCCCGCGCGCAGGGGGAGCGGCTGTTCCACGCGGTGGTTCGCACGCTGGCCCTGATGGCGCTGGAGTTGGCGCGGCAGGTGGGCGCGCCGGACCGTGCGCGGGTGGAGCAGTTGCTCGTGCTCTTCGCCGTCCTGTCCGGAGAGCTGGCGCTGGCCGAGTCGCTGGCGGAGCGCATCGCGTCGGGCAAGCCCGTGACGAAGCGGCAGGTGGGGAAGGTGGAGGTGGCGCTGCGCAAGCGCGAGCCGACGCTGGCGGGAGACCCTGTCTACGGGCTGGTGCTGCACAACGGCGCGCAGTACGCGGACGCGCAGTTGTTCTGCCGGCAGGCCATCGACTACTTCGCGAGCGGGCGGCTGCTCCGGGAGCAGGCCCGACGGCGGCTGCACTTCGCGGCGAAGCAGAAGGCGCTGCTGGTGGACGTGCTGACGGGGCTTGCGTGTGTGGACCGGCTGCCGGGGACTCCCGCGCGGCGGGCCATCCTCAAGCAGGTGGAGGACTTGCGGCTGCCGGCGGAGATTGCGTCGGAGCTGAAGGCGGCGGTGAAGCAGTCCTTCGAGCGGCGGCGCTCGGTGCGGGACGTGGTGCGGCAGGTGCGCAGCGTGGACCTGCGGCACTTCCTGCTGGAGCAGACGCTGCTGGCGGCGCTGGTGGATGGGCGGCGCACGCGGCGGGAGCGCGCGTTCATCGACGAGCTGGCGAACGCGCTGCATGTGCCGAAGGAGGAGCTGCGCCGGCTGGAGCTGGAGATGGCCGAGTTCTACGCGCGCCATCGCTCCATCGTGGATGTGTTCACGGTGCGGGACGCGGCCAGCGCCATGGGCGACGACATGGTGGCGGGCATGCAGGAGGCGCTGGAGAAGAACTTCTACCGGCTGATGCAGGAGGTCCGCGAGACGGGGGACCTGGCGGTGCTGCTCACGAAGGTGGCGCGGCGCCAGAAGCTCACCGGGGATGAGCGGCGGCGCATGCGTGCGCAGCTCATCGACGTGGCCAAGGCGATTCCCGCGCTCGCCATCTTCGCGGCGCCGGGAGGGTTCCTGCTCCTGGCGGCGCTGGCCAAGGTGCTGCCGTTCAGCCTGCTGCCCAGCTCGTTCCAGGACGATGCGCCCGCCGCGTTGCCGGAGGACGGCGAGGACGTCGGTCCGGAGCGCGAGGCGGTGTGA
- a CDS encoding metal-dependent hydrolase, with protein sequence MRNELMAVAVGALLAFTGVARAQGAPAAPAPAAKKPEAGKAAATQGKTEATWWGHAAFVVRTPGGAVIAIDPWLSNPKAPKDVPQPEALDAILVTHGHFDHVGETKELAQKTGAKVFGSFELVNLLGLPEAQGVGANPGGTFKVKDATIHLVEAVHSSSYQTDPKQAPQYAGAPMGYVVEIEKGPTLYHAGDTGAFESMSLIATQFKPTVAMLPIGGHFTMGPAEAAQAARMLKVQSVVPMHYGTFPLLQGTPEELRGALKKVRGSTKVVELVPGKATAL encoded by the coding sequence ATGCGAAACGAGCTCATGGCAGTCGCGGTGGGGGCATTGCTGGCTTTCACCGGAGTGGCGCGCGCGCAGGGCGCACCGGCGGCCCCGGCCCCGGCGGCGAAGAAGCCCGAGGCGGGGAAGGCCGCGGCCACCCAGGGCAAGACGGAGGCGACGTGGTGGGGGCACGCGGCCTTCGTGGTGCGCACGCCGGGCGGGGCGGTGATTGCCATCGACCCGTGGCTCAGCAACCCCAAGGCGCCCAAGGACGTGCCGCAGCCGGAGGCGCTGGACGCCATCCTCGTGACGCATGGCCACTTCGACCATGTCGGAGAGACGAAGGAGCTGGCGCAGAAGACGGGCGCGAAGGTGTTCGGCTCCTTCGAGCTGGTGAACCTGCTGGGCCTGCCGGAGGCGCAGGGCGTGGGGGCCAACCCGGGCGGGACGTTCAAGGTGAAGGACGCGACGATTCACCTGGTGGAGGCGGTGCACTCCAGCAGCTACCAGACCGACCCGAAGCAGGCGCCGCAGTACGCCGGGGCGCCCATGGGCTACGTGGTGGAAATCGAGAAGGGGCCCACGCTGTATCACGCGGGTGACACGGGGGCGTTCGAGTCCATGTCCCTCATCGCCACCCAGTTCAAGCCCACGGTGGCGATGCTGCCCATTGGCGGGCACTTCACCATGGGGCCCGCGGAGGCGGCGCAGGCGGCGCGGATGCTGAAGGTCCAGAGCGTGGTGCCCATGCACTACGGCACCTTCCCGTTGCTCCAGGGGACGCCCGAGGAGCTGCGTGGCGCGCTGAAGAAGGTGCGCGGCTCGACGAAGGTGGTGGAGCTGGTGCCGGGGAAGGCCACGGCGCTGTAG
- a CDS encoding HSP90 family protein, with product MDHRFQVSLRGVIDLLSHHLYSSPGVYLRELLQNATDAIRARQHLEPGHTGTVRLELVEKQDGGPPTLVFSDDGVGLTEEEIHRFLATIGESSKREALEARRKDFIGQFGIGLLSCFMVCDELLLVTRSARGDGRTLEWRGRHDGTYAVTQSEHPLARPGTQVFLVARPDMAEWFNAERVRTLARHYGSLLPFPIQLTVNGEQERLDSDGAPWRREYGSASERRQALLEYGREVFDTDFIDCIPLRSQAGDVDGVAFVLPLSPNFNSRQKHRVYLKHMLLSESAENLLPEWAFFVKCVVNANALRPTASRESFYEDDALAQAREALGQGLRKYLMDLANEDPRALQRLIGLHGLSVKALALDDDDFYRLVIGWLPFETSLGVTTLTEYRRAHPVVRYTATLDGFRQVARVAGAQGLCIINAAYTHDAALLEKLSRVIPDAQVEPFSSADLPQSFEELSMDERDAVFPLLRTAEQVLAPFHCGVVVKKFFPAEVPTLFSSDEDGSFRRDVERARDESDDLYASVLEGVMAAANAEPAQLCFNLHNPVVRRLAAVTDRKMMKLSVEMLYVQALLLGQHPLSAQEMTLLNQGLLGLISAQLGAGGGTGGENDGGAGSGGLH from the coding sequence GTGGACCACCGATTCCAAGTCAGCCTCCGCGGGGTCATCGACCTCCTTTCCCACCACCTCTACAGCTCGCCGGGTGTCTACCTTCGAGAGCTTCTCCAGAACGCCACCGACGCCATCCGTGCGCGGCAGCACCTGGAGCCCGGCCACACCGGCACCGTCCGGTTGGAGCTGGTGGAGAAACAGGATGGAGGTCCGCCCACCCTTGTCTTCAGCGACGACGGCGTGGGGCTGACGGAGGAGGAGATTCACCGCTTCCTGGCCACCATCGGCGAGTCCTCCAAGCGCGAGGCCCTGGAGGCCCGGCGCAAGGACTTCATCGGCCAGTTCGGCATCGGCCTCCTGTCGTGCTTCATGGTCTGCGACGAGCTGCTCCTCGTCACCCGCTCGGCGCGCGGGGACGGGCGCACCCTCGAGTGGCGTGGCCGGCATGACGGCACGTACGCGGTGACGCAGTCCGAGCACCCGCTGGCGCGGCCGGGCACCCAGGTGTTCCTCGTCGCCCGTCCGGACATGGCGGAGTGGTTCAACGCGGAGCGGGTGCGCACGCTCGCCCGCCACTACGGCAGCCTGCTGCCCTTCCCCATCCAGCTCACCGTGAATGGCGAGCAGGAGCGGCTGGACTCGGACGGCGCGCCCTGGCGCCGCGAGTACGGCAGCGCCTCCGAGCGACGTCAGGCGCTGCTCGAGTACGGGCGCGAGGTCTTCGACACGGACTTCATCGACTGCATCCCCCTGCGCTCGCAGGCGGGCGATGTGGACGGGGTGGCCTTCGTGCTGCCCCTCTCGCCCAACTTCAACTCGCGGCAGAAGCACCGCGTGTACCTCAAGCACATGCTGCTGTCGGAGAGCGCGGAGAACCTGCTGCCGGAGTGGGCCTTCTTCGTGAAGTGCGTGGTGAACGCCAACGCGCTGCGCCCCACCGCCAGCCGCGAGTCCTTCTACGAGGACGACGCGCTGGCCCAGGCCCGCGAGGCGCTGGGGCAAGGGCTGCGCAAGTACCTGATGGACCTGGCGAACGAGGACCCGCGCGCCCTGCAGCGGCTGATTGGTCTGCACGGGTTGAGCGTGAAGGCGCTGGCGCTGGACGATGATGACTTCTACCGGCTCGTCATCGGCTGGCTCCCGTTCGAGACCTCGCTGGGCGTGACGACCCTGACCGAGTACCGCCGCGCCCATCCCGTGGTGCGCTACACGGCGACGCTGGATGGCTTCCGTCAGGTGGCGCGCGTGGCCGGAGCGCAGGGCCTGTGCATCATCAACGCGGCGTATACGCACGACGCCGCGCTGCTGGAGAAGCTGTCGCGAGTCATCCCGGATGCCCAGGTGGAGCCCTTCTCCTCGGCGGACCTGCCGCAGAGCTTCGAGGAGCTGTCGATGGACGAGCGGGACGCCGTCTTCCCGCTCCTGCGCACGGCCGAGCAGGTGCTGGCCCCGTTCCACTGCGGCGTGGTGGTGAAGAAGTTCTTCCCCGCGGAGGTGCCCACGCTCTTCAGCTCGGATGAGGACGGAAGCTTCCGCCGCGACGTGGAGCGGGCGAGGGACGAGTCCGACGACCTCTACGCCAGTGTGCTGGAGGGCGTCATGGCGGCGGCGAACGCGGAGCCCGCGCAGCTCTGCTTCAACCTGCACAACCCGGTGGTGCGGCGGCTGGCGGCGGTGACGGACCGGAAGATGATGAAGCTCTCGGTGGAAATGCTCTACGTGCAGGCCCTGTTGCTGGGGCAGCACCCGCTGAGCGCACAGGAGATGACGCTGTTGAACCAGGGCTTGTTGGGACTCATCTCCGCGCAGCTCGGCGCGGGCGGCGGGACGGGTGGCGAGAATGACGGTGGCGCGGGCTCCGGGGGACTGCACTGA
- a CDS encoding signal protein: MSDDPHKPSRPGYTRRTYLLDREFQLKYILLLAGIGAGGVGIFGVLAWRLYVSSVSSGVDARTSLLWLTALGALGLGAVLGLLGLLFTHRVAGPVHVMSLYVAALAAGRYPRLRPLRKKDELKRFFDRFSEAVDRIRQREADEAHALEVALATLTPLATTPEAREALETLSALHTRKRQAVDNPTGGTFKSVT, translated from the coding sequence ATGTCCGATGACCCACACAAGCCGTCAAGGCCGGGGTACACCCGCCGGACGTACCTCCTCGACCGGGAGTTCCAGCTCAAGTACATCCTGCTGCTGGCCGGCATCGGGGCGGGCGGGGTGGGGATATTCGGCGTCCTGGCCTGGCGGCTCTACGTGTCGTCCGTGAGCTCCGGGGTGGATGCGCGCACGTCGCTCCTCTGGCTGACGGCCCTGGGGGCGCTGGGGCTGGGCGCGGTGCTGGGCCTCCTGGGACTGCTCTTCACCCATCGGGTGGCGGGCCCCGTCCATGTCATGAGCCTCTATGTCGCGGCGCTGGCCGCGGGGCGCTATCCCCGCCTGCGCCCCCTGAGGAAGAAGGATGAATTGAAGCGCTTCTTCGACCGCTTCAGCGAGGCGGTGGACCGCATCCGCCAGCGCGAGGCGGACGAAGCACACGCCCTGGAGGTCGCCCTGGCTACGCTCACCCCGCTGGCCACCACCCCCGAGGCGCGCGAGGCGCTGGAAACCCTGTCCGCGCTGCACACGCGCAAGCGTCAAGCAGTGGACAATCCCACCGGGGGCACCTTCAAGTCCGTGACTTGA